Proteins from a single region of Manduca sexta isolate Smith_Timp_Sample1 unplaced genomic scaffold, JHU_Msex_v1.0 HiC_scaffold_1978, whole genome shotgun sequence:
- the LOC119191836 gene encoding growth factor receptor-bound protein 2-like yields MEAIAKHDFTATADDELSFRKNQVLKILNMEDDMNWYRAELDGKEGLIPSNYIQMKSHSWYYGRITRADAEKLLGNKPEGGFLIRISESSPGDFSLSVK; encoded by the exons ATGGAGGCTATAGCAAAACACGATTTTACTGCGACTGCAGATGATGAGCTCAGTTTTAGGAAGAATCAAGTTCTGAAG ATACTTAATATGGAGGACGATATGAACTGGTATAGAGCAGAGTTAGATGGAAAAGAAGGGCTCATCCCTAGCAACTATATTCAAATGAAGAGTCATAG TTGGTATTATGGAAGAATCACCAGGGCAGATGCAGAGAAGCTGTTAGGAAACAAACCTGAAGGCGGTTTCTTGATTAGAATCAGCGAATCCAGCCCCGGTGACTTCTCTCTATCTGTCAAGTAA